The genomic interval GAGTTCCGCGACCACTCGGCGAAGCTGCTCGCGGGCCGCTTCTTGCGTGGGCTGGGTGAAGATCGTCCGGATGATCGAGGCCACCATCGACTGCTCCCTCTTCGGCACTTGGCTCAACACGTTCCGAATCGTGTGCACTTTGCAGCGTTGCCACGTCGCGCCCGTCAGCACTTCCGAAATGGCCTGGCGCAAGCCTGCGTGCGCATCGCTCACCACCAGACGCACGCCCCGAAGACCTCGCGCCTTCAGGCTGCGCAGAAAGTCCGACCAGAACGCGCCGTCCTCGCTCGTTCCGACATCGAATCCGAGTACTTCGCGCTCTCCGGTGTCCGTGACGCCAATGGCGATGACCAGCGCCATGCTCTGCACGCGGCCGCCCTCCCGCACCTTCGGGAACGTGGCATCCAGCCACACGTACGGATACTCACGCTCGAGCGGCCGCTCCTTGAACTGGCGAACCTCTTCATCGATGAGCTGGCAGAGGCGAGACACCTCGCTTTTGCTAATGCCATCCAGGCCCAACGCTCGCACCAGGTCATCGACCTTGCGGGTGCTCACGCCCTTCACGTACGCTTCCTGGATCACAGAAGCCAGCGCTTGTTCCGCTCGACGCCTGGGCTCCAGAATGGAAGGGAAGAAGCTGCCCTGACGGAGCTTTGGAATCTTCAAATCGACCGTCCCGAGGCGCGTGTCCCAGGCCCTTGAACGATAGCCGTTTCGTTGTGTGACACGGCTCTCCGTCCGCTCATAGCGCTCGGCACCGATTTTCTCTGCGGCTTCCGCATCGATGAGGAACTGCGTCACGAGTTGCATCAATTCCCGTAAAAAATCGATCTGATCCACGTCTTGCATCTTGCGAATCCATTCGAGAACTGCGAAGCTATTGAGCGAAGCCATCGTTGCGTGCCTCCTACTTTTGGTGTTGGTCACACTTAGTAGACACGCACGGTGGCTTCTTCGTCAATTGGGGACGACGAATTTTACACCACCACTTGAGACTCTAACTGCATGGTTTCCCTCGGGGACATGCTGGTTAGTCACAAATCAAGGGCTTTTGTTCTCTCGAGATTCAGGAATTACGTGG from Alicyclobacillus acidocaldarius subsp. acidocaldarius DSM 446 carries:
- a CDS encoding IS256 family transposase translates to MASLNSFAVLEWIRKMQDVDQIDFLRELMQLVTQFLIDAEAAEKIGAERYERTESRVTQRNGYRSRAWDTRLGTVDLKIPKLRQGSFFPSILEPRRRAEQALASVIQEAYVKGVSTRKVDDLVRALGLDGISKSEVSRLCQLIDEEVRQFKERPLEREYPYVWLDATFPKVREGGRVQSMALVIAIGVTDTGEREVLGFDVGTSEDGAFWSDFLRSLKARGLRGVRLVVSDAHAGLRQAISEVLTGATWQRCKVHTIRNVLSQVPKREQSMVASIIRTIFTQPTQEAAREQLRRVVAELRGRFPKAMDILEAAEEDVLAFMALPIEHWRQICSTNPLERLNREMRRRMDVVGIFPNRASVVRLAGAILQEQHEEWLVSRRYFSLESMAKLKPNRPFLAAEAMLQK